A stretch of the Kroppenstedtia eburnea genome encodes the following:
- a CDS encoding IspD/TarI family cytidylyltransferase yields MNRVSMILLSGGIGTRMRVSTPKQFLQIGGKPMIVHILERVEQIEEIQEIIIPSPRGFIEKTEEIIQRNQFTKPIQVIEGGQTRQESTFKALKQVTSPSVIIHEAVRPFILKEEIERLIHSEADHATYGFEIPFTVLEGKEYVEKNLDRDRLINIQLPQKFSTEKLRSAHERAAAEGEIFTEDVSLLFHYQKERVQVLQGTEYNIKITRPIDQKIGEIIYKDYILGGE; encoded by the coding sequence ATGAATAGAGTCAGCATGATTCTACTGTCCGGTGGGATCGGCACACGAATGAGAGTGAGCACTCCCAAGCAATTTCTTCAAATCGGCGGAAAGCCGATGATTGTCCATATCCTTGAAAGAGTGGAGCAAATTGAAGAAATCCAAGAAATCATCATCCCCTCTCCTCGGGGTTTCATCGAAAAGACAGAAGAGATCATTCAGCGGAATCAGTTTACAAAACCCATTCAAGTGATTGAAGGTGGGCAAACCCGACAGGAGTCCACCTTCAAGGCATTAAAGCAGGTCACTTCCCCCTCTGTGATCATCCATGAAGCGGTACGCCCTTTTATCCTGAAGGAAGAGATCGAAAGGTTGATCCACAGCGAAGCCGACCATGCCACCTACGGCTTTGAAATCCCCTTCACTGTGCTGGAAGGGAAAGAATATGTCGAAAAAAATCTGGATCGGGATCGTCTCATCAACATCCAGTTACCGCAAAAGTTCAGCACAGAGAAACTGCGTAGCGCCCACGAGCGCGCCGCAGCAGAGGGAGAGATATTCACCGAGGATGTCAGTCTTCTGTTCCATTACCAAAAGGAACGGGTTCAGGTTCTCCAGGGAACCGAATACAACATCAAGATCACTCGGCCCATCGACCAAAAAATCGGTGAAATCATATACAAAGATTACATTTTAGGGGGAGAATAA
- a CDS encoding carbonic anhydrase, producing MTEKLIRGNEEFVNRMLQEDPDYFSRLRQGQNPEIFLLACCDSRVSPSIITGMPPGNMFVHRNIANQALETDPAFTASLHFALKNLKVKQIIVKGHTGCGGIAAAREEKVDPEMEGWIREVRNSLPDPEAQPDLTPDELSRLNVLHQVKRLKEHPVYREHGWGVKVDGILFHLESGRLELLT from the coding sequence ATGACAGAGAAATTGATCCGCGGAAATGAAGAGTTTGTCAACCGAATGCTCCAGGAAGATCCCGATTACTTCAGTCGCCTGAGGCAGGGTCAGAATCCGGAAATCTTCCTGCTGGCTTGTTGCGATTCCCGGGTAAGTCCTTCGATCATTACCGGAATGCCTCCGGGAAACATGTTTGTTCATCGAAATATTGCCAACCAAGCATTGGAGACGGATCCCGCTTTTACCGCCAGTCTTCATTTCGCATTAAAGAATCTGAAAGTGAAGCAGATCATTGTGAAAGGTCACACCGGATGCGGTGGGATCGCCGCCGCCCGGGAAGAGAAGGTGGATCCGGAGATGGAGGGGTGGATCCGGGAAGTCCGTAACAGCCTTCCTGATCCCGAGGCACAGCCGGATCTGACCCCCGATGAACTCTCCAGACTCAATGTGTTGCATCAAGTCAAGCGTCTGAAAGAGCACCCGGTATACAGGGAACACGGCTGGGGTGTCAAAGTCGACGGCATCCTGTTTCACCTGGAATCCGGCCGGCTGGAACTGCTTACTTGA
- the cdaS gene encoding sporulation-specific diadenylate cyclase CdaS, translating to MNEDLLQPQCDFSPMKSAVKANLMELSEEIHRIVDALDHEEEEYCLLREITNMRETFAQIESLAASFYLECYLAPYTNKYLDLSNSVQNLSRKQHGALMVVRRETPLELWIQPGVPVGAELSGSLLESIFYPGSPLHDGAVVIEGSTIVSASNVLPLSNRQTEERKLGTRHRAALGLSERTDALIIVVSEETGRASFAFKGNLYPLNVAEVS from the coding sequence ATGAATGAGGACCTGCTGCAACCCCAGTGCGATTTCTCTCCCATGAAATCCGCAGTGAAAGCAAATCTTATGGAACTTTCTGAGGAAATCCATCGCATCGTGGATGCTTTGGATCATGAGGAGGAGGAGTACTGTCTGCTTCGGGAGATCACAAACATGCGGGAGACCTTTGCACAGATCGAGTCCTTGGCAGCATCTTTTTATCTGGAATGCTATCTTGCCCCTTACACCAATAAATACCTGGATTTGAGCAACAGTGTGCAAAATCTGTCCCGAAAGCAACATGGAGCCCTGATGGTGGTCCGGCGGGAAACTCCGCTCGAGCTTTGGATTCAACCGGGGGTCCCGGTGGGAGCCGAGCTCAGCGGTTCGTTGTTGGAATCCATCTTCTATCCGGGAAGCCCGCTTCATGATGGTGCGGTCGTGATCGAGGGGAGCACGATTGTCTCAGCATCCAATGTACTTCCTCTTTCCAACCGGCAAACGGAAGAGCGGAAACTGGGGACCCGCCATCGGGCAGCCCTGGGCCTGTCGGAACGGACAGACGCTCTGATCATCGTCGTATCCGAAGAAACGGGGCGTGCCTCATTTGCGTTCAAAGGCAATCTGTATCCGTTGAATGTAGCGGAAGTTTCGTAA
- a CDS encoding nucleoside deaminase gives MDRNHWMQTAIELAYENTRREKGRPFGAIIVKDGKIVGKGVNQILATHDPTMHAELEAIREASRTLATSDLSDCELYASGKPCPMCLAAIYWANIQRVYYAYTEEEAAEAGLSAQYVYDQLALPEEKREIQLTPMEKDTSVKNPYALWKEINR, from the coding sequence ATGGATCGTAACCACTGGATGCAGACCGCCATTGAATTGGCCTACGAAAACACCAGACGTGAAAAAGGCAGACCCTTCGGGGCGATTATCGTGAAAGACGGGAAAATCGTGGGCAAAGGTGTCAATCAGATTCTTGCCACTCATGATCCAACCATGCATGCAGAGTTGGAAGCGATTCGCGAGGCGAGTCGGACTCTTGCAACATCCGACCTTTCAGACTGTGAGCTCTATGCGAGCGGCAAGCCCTGTCCCATGTGCTTGGCTGCCATCTACTGGGCAAACATCCAGCGGGTATACTATGCTTATACTGAAGAAGAGGCGGCGGAAGCGGGGTTGAGTGCCCAATATGTCTATGATCAGCTGGCACTTCCGGAGGAGAAACGGGAGATCCAGCTGACACCCATGGAGAAAGACACTTCCGTTAAAAATCCTTACGCGCTTTGGAAAGAGATCAACAGATAA
- a CDS encoding NAD-dependent epimerase/dehydratase family protein, protein MKILVTGGAGFIGSHLVDTYIRDGHEVVVVDHLGSGQRENLNDQAVFYETDILSEEFERVVEKERPDVINHHAAQKSVPDSVQNPRYDANINILGLLSILEESVKYGVKKVIYASTGALAGDRIPAREDHEPQLLSPYAISKYTGEKYLRFYFLHYGLKFVALRYANVYGTRQVADGECGVIPIFFNNYLAHRPSVLMADPDQPEGTTRDYVHVRDVAVANRLALEHGENEILYISSGTEIHIAEVYQLMKEVLGHDLPLIRKGPRAGDLKRCCLDNTRAKQVLGWKPRISLREGMEELRTHFMHV, encoded by the coding sequence TTGAAAATATTGGTCACCGGCGGGGCGGGCTTTATCGGTTCTCATCTCGTGGATACATATATCAGAGACGGTCACGAAGTGGTCGTGGTGGATCATCTGGGTTCGGGACAACGGGAGAATCTCAATGATCAGGCTGTCTTTTATGAAACGGACATACTGTCGGAGGAGTTTGAACGCGTGGTGGAGAAGGAGCGGCCGGATGTAATTAACCACCATGCGGCGCAAAAGTCTGTGCCTGATTCGGTGCAGAATCCCCGCTATGATGCAAATATCAATATCCTGGGCTTGCTCAGTATACTGGAGGAATCTGTTAAATATGGAGTAAAAAAAGTCATATATGCATCCACGGGGGCCCTGGCCGGCGACCGGATTCCTGCCCGGGAGGACCACGAACCGCAACTCCTCTCACCTTATGCGATATCCAAATATACCGGGGAAAAGTATCTCCGCTTTTATTTCCTCCACTATGGATTGAAGTTTGTTGCGCTCCGCTATGCCAATGTGTATGGAACCCGCCAGGTTGCTGACGGGGAATGCGGTGTGATTCCGATTTTTTTCAATAACTATCTGGCCCATCGGCCTTCGGTCTTAATGGCTGATCCGGATCAGCCGGAGGGGACCACCCGGGACTATGTCCACGTTCGCGATGTTGCCGTGGCCAACCGGCTGGCTTTGGAGCATGGTGAAAATGAAATCCTTTACATTTCCTCAGGGACGGAAATCCATATTGCGGAGGTTTATCAGTTGATGAAGGAAGTTTTGGGACATGATCTGCCCCTGATCCGAAAGGGACCGCGTGCCGGGGATTTAAAACGCTGTTGTCTGGACAACACCCGGGCGAAGCAAGTCCTCGGTTGGAAGCCCCGAATCTCTCTTCGGGAGGGGATGGAGGAGCTCCGCACCCACTTCATGCATGTATAA
- a CDS encoding YheC/YheD family protein, with translation MIGIILSARYLRNKERATNNEHVLFYMKLARKNRVDLCFYSPANVSARTQSVTGYVYSHQDDSLTRITVPIPRINLYKINSSLRNRSSNRQIIQVKEKRDVIFYNLCTKKERSKYLDYNYLKTFNSIRPLLPATETLQYDTLVNMLKKYNTVFIKPKRGGQGNRIRIIRQKGDHYTITYINKKIKREKSIAKKKLSDHFTQEFTHPSRFIVQQGISLKKYRGNKFDFRVSPQKNKDDKWQITGMIARVASAGWDVTNIDQGGRVVGRVKKLIPPQTRKEIYRKAILVARALEQRFPYLNDLGLDFAVDKEGKVWFLEANFRPNRKKAAVKRNRIPFEHVCAVYKSERRQR, from the coding sequence ATGATCGGTATCATCCTTTCCGCAAGATACCTCCGTAACAAAGAGAGGGCAACCAACAATGAACACGTTTTGTTTTACATGAAACTAGCCCGCAAAAATCGGGTGGACCTCTGCTTCTACTCCCCCGCAAACGTATCGGCACGGACTCAATCGGTTACAGGCTATGTTTATTCCCACCAAGACGACTCTTTGACCCGCATTACGGTACCCATCCCCCGGATCAATCTGTATAAAATCAACTCCAGTTTACGCAACAGAAGCTCCAACCGGCAAATCATACAGGTCAAAGAGAAAAGAGATGTCATTTTTTATAACCTCTGCACAAAGAAAGAACGAAGTAAATACCTGGATTACAACTATCTGAAGACCTTTAACTCTATTCGTCCTCTTTTGCCAGCAACAGAGACACTACAATATGACACCCTGGTGAATATGTTAAAAAAATATAACACCGTCTTCATCAAACCCAAACGAGGAGGGCAAGGGAACCGAATCCGCATCATCCGCCAAAAAGGGGATCATTATACCATTACGTATATTAATAAGAAGATTAAGCGGGAGAAGTCGATCGCCAAGAAAAAGCTGAGCGATCACTTTACACAAGAGTTTACTCATCCATCCAGATTTATCGTTCAGCAAGGTATTTCCCTGAAAAAATATCGGGGCAACAAATTTGACTTCCGTGTTTCCCCGCAAAAAAACAAAGATGATAAATGGCAAATAACGGGGATGATTGCCAGAGTGGCTTCAGCGGGGTGGGATGTGACCAATATCGACCAAGGAGGGAGAGTCGTAGGTAGGGTAAAAAAATTGATCCCTCCGCAAACGAGAAAAGAAATTTACCGCAAGGCGATTTTGGTCGCCCGGGCACTTGAACAGCGGTTTCCTTATCTCAACGATCTGGGCTTGGATTTTGCAGTGGACAAAGAAGGGAAGGTGTGGTTTTTGGAGGCCAATTTCCGACCCAACCGTAAAAAAGCCGCCGTCAAACGTAACCGGATCCCCTTTGAACATGTGTGCGCAGTATATAAAAGTGAGCGGCGGCAAAGGTGA
- a CDS encoding zinc-binding dehydrogenase — translation MKAVVHHAPPGFDGLKVTEMKEAAPGRGEVKIRLKTAGLNHRDLRVLNRPRDTDDPVILGSDGAGIVETVGDGVSGIKEGDEVVINPSLNWPHQSAAPPEEFDILGVPTRGTFAHSTVIPAGNVEPKPEHLTWEEAGVLPLAALTGYRALFSRGGLKAGEHVLIVGIGSGVSTFMLSMAKAAGARVTVTSRSEEKRSRALELGADTAIDSDGDWQEQMKGEKVHLVIDSVGPATFEKSLGRLLPGGRLVTFGETSGPHVEVPLRPFFFGQFTLMGSTMGSSEEFRQMLDLVSAHQIRPVLDRIYPLSEAPAAFLRMKEGKQFGKLGFQIS, via the coding sequence ATGAAAGCTGTAGTCCATCATGCACCCCCGGGGTTTGATGGGTTGAAAGTGACGGAGATGAAGGAAGCGGCTCCCGGAAGGGGGGAAGTGAAGATTCGCCTGAAAACCGCCGGTCTCAATCATCGGGATCTCCGGGTTCTGAACCGACCCCGTGACACTGATGATCCGGTGATTCTCGGTTCCGACGGGGCAGGGATCGTGGAAACGGTCGGAGACGGGGTATCGGGGATTAAAGAGGGAGACGAAGTGGTGATCAATCCCAGCCTCAACTGGCCTCATCAAAGCGCAGCTCCCCCTGAAGAATTTGACATCCTGGGAGTGCCGACCCGGGGCACCTTCGCCCACAGCACTGTCATCCCCGCCGGCAATGTGGAGCCCAAACCGGAGCATCTCACTTGGGAGGAAGCGGGAGTCCTTCCCTTGGCGGCTCTGACCGGATACCGGGCCCTGTTCAGCCGTGGAGGCTTGAAGGCTGGGGAGCATGTGCTGATTGTCGGGATCGGCAGCGGGGTATCCACCTTTATGCTGAGTATGGCCAAAGCGGCGGGTGCACGGGTGACCGTCACTTCCCGCAGCGAAGAAAAACGGAGCCGGGCCCTGGAGTTGGGGGCGGACACCGCCATCGACAGCGACGGAGACTGGCAGGAACAGATGAAGGGGGAGAAAGTCCATCTGGTAATCGACAGTGTGGGCCCGGCCACGTTTGAGAAATCCCTGGGCCGACTCCTGCCCGGCGGCCGTCTGGTCACCTTCGGCGAGACCAGCGGTCCCCATGTGGAAGTTCCCCTGCGCCCCTTTTTCTTCGGCCAATTCACCCTGATGGGCTCGACGATGGGGAGCTCGGAAGAGTTTCGACAGATGCTTGACCTCGTATCAGCCCATCAAATCCGTCCCGTCCTGGACCGAATTTATCCCCTGTCAGAAGCCCCGGCTGCTTTTCTCCGGATGAAGGAAGGAAAGCAGTTTGGGAAGCTTGGATTTCAGATTTCATAA
- a CDS encoding Nif3-like dinuclear metal center hexameric protein — translation MVLLERLEEDLSKFFRLNDFGPDPAFSRFIPAVYEKTDLDWKREFEPEFTERFNGLMIRGGVEVGKIFLAVFPTEPILERFLEEGKRGDLLFMHHPITMECGDPRGDWGRGFIPIPTPLIRSIREKGLSIYTCHHPLDVHREVGTSLAIVEALGGNVIDSFFNECGLICELDETDTDSLIQQAEEIFDIPYVDFEGQKRENIRRIAVVAGCGDKVSALKEAEKKGAQAYLSGEIHCHIDNEYGRTRYREMMAYIRETSMSLIGVSHAASEYLVKKTRIKGWLEHRYGLECVLVPQVKWWM, via the coding sequence ATGGTTTTGTTAGAGCGATTGGAAGAGGATTTGTCTAAGTTTTTCCGTCTGAACGACTTTGGGCCCGATCCGGCCTTTTCCCGGTTTATTCCCGCGGTTTATGAGAAAACCGATTTGGATTGGAAACGGGAGTTTGAACCGGAATTCACGGAGCGTTTCAATGGACTGATGATCCGTGGAGGGGTTGAAGTTGGCAAGATCTTTCTTGCGGTTTTTCCCACCGAACCGATACTGGAACGATTTTTGGAGGAGGGAAAGAGGGGAGACCTGTTGTTTATGCATCACCCCATCACGATGGAATGCGGTGATCCCCGGGGCGATTGGGGGAGAGGGTTTATCCCGATCCCCACTCCTTTGATTCGGTCGATCCGGGAGAAGGGGCTTTCCATCTACACCTGTCATCATCCCTTGGATGTTCATCGGGAAGTGGGCACAAGCCTCGCCATTGTGGAAGCTCTGGGGGGAAACGTGATCGATTCATTTTTCAATGAATGCGGATTGATTTGTGAGTTGGATGAAACCGATACTGACTCACTGATCCAACAAGCGGAGGAGATCTTTGATATACCGTACGTCGATTTTGAGGGTCAAAAACGGGAAAACATCCGACGGATTGCCGTCGTTGCCGGTTGTGGGGACAAGGTTTCCGCTTTAAAGGAAGCGGAGAAAAAAGGAGCCCAAGCCTATCTTTCAGGGGAGATTCATTGCCACATAGACAATGAATACGGACGCACCCGATACCGGGAGATGATGGCTTATATCAGGGAGACTTCCATGTCCCTCATCGGTGTTTCCCATGCTGCATCTGAATATCTGGTGAAGAAAACCCGGATCAAGGGATGGCTCGAACATCGTTATGGACTGGAATGTGTCTTGGTTCCGCAGGTGAAATGGTGGATGTGA